The Corynebacterium simulans genome contains a region encoding:
- the miaB gene encoding tRNA (N6-isopentenyl adenosine(37)-C2)-methylthiotransferase MiaB: MNVHDSERISGLLEEAGYCAVDSGDEPDLIVFNTCAVRENADKRLYGTLGALKKTKENHPGMQIAVGGCLAQKDKDTVLDNAPWVDAVFGTHNMGALPTLLERARHNDEAQVEIVDSLEAFPSVLPAKRESAYAGWVSVSVGCNNTCTFCIVPSLRGKEEDRRPGDILAEVKALVDQGVSEVTLLGQNVNAYGVNFADPDLPRDKFAFSKLLREVGKIEGLERLRFTSPHPAEFTSDVIDAMAETPAVCPQLHMPLQSGSDRILKEMRRSYRSKKFLAILDEVREKMPHAAITTDIIVGFPGETEEDFEATMEVVKRARFASAFTFQYSPRPGTPAAEMEKQVPKHIVQERFERLVALQDSIQAEENAKLVGTDVELLVQAEGGRKADKTHRLTGRSRDGRLVHFAPIDAAGTDISADIRPGDVVHTTVTDSGSFFLVADSGVTEHRRTKAGDMSAAGQTPTTAPIGVGLGLPQVGAPATQDSCGC, translated from the coding sequence ATGAACGTGCACGATTCCGAGCGCATCTCCGGCTTGCTGGAGGAGGCAGGCTACTGCGCAGTCGACTCCGGCGACGAGCCCGACCTCATCGTCTTTAACACCTGCGCGGTGCGTGAGAACGCAGATAAGCGCCTATACGGCACCCTGGGCGCATTGAAGAAGACCAAGGAGAACCACCCCGGCATGCAGATTGCCGTGGGCGGCTGCTTGGCGCAAAAGGACAAAGACACCGTCCTCGATAACGCGCCATGGGTCGATGCGGTCTTTGGTACCCACAACATGGGTGCCCTTCCTACGCTGCTCGAACGCGCGCGCCACAATGACGAGGCCCAGGTGGAAATCGTTGATTCCCTCGAGGCTTTCCCTTCCGTGCTCCCTGCAAAGCGTGAGTCTGCCTACGCCGGCTGGGTCTCGGTCTCGGTGGGCTGTAACAACACCTGTACTTTCTGCATCGTTCCTTCCCTGCGTGGTAAGGAAGAGGACCGCCGCCCAGGCGACATCCTGGCCGAAGTCAAGGCGCTGGTAGACCAAGGCGTCTCCGAGGTCACGCTGCTGGGCCAAAACGTCAACGCTTATGGCGTGAATTTTGCAGACCCTGACCTGCCGCGCGATAAGTTCGCGTTCTCGAAGCTGCTGCGCGAGGTGGGAAAGATCGAGGGCTTGGAGCGTTTGCGCTTTACCTCGCCGCACCCGGCAGAATTTACTTCCGACGTCATCGACGCCATGGCCGAGACCCCAGCCGTGTGCCCGCAGCTGCACATGCCGCTGCAGTCTGGCTCCGACCGCATCTTGAAGGAGATGCGCCGGTCTTATCGTTCGAAGAAGTTCCTCGCCATCCTGGATGAAGTCCGCGAGAAGATGCCGCATGCGGCCATCACCACCGACATCATCGTCGGCTTCCCAGGCGAGACCGAAGAGGACTTCGAGGCCACCATGGAAGTGGTAAAACGCGCCCGTTTTGCCTCCGCTTTTACCTTCCAGTATTCGCCGCGCCCGGGTACCCCGGCGGCGGAGATGGAAAAGCAGGTCCCGAAGCACATCGTGCAGGAGCGCTTCGAGCGCCTCGTCGCGCTGCAAGACTCCATCCAGGCCGAGGAGAATGCGAAGCTGGTTGGCACCGACGTTGAGCTGCTGGTGCAGGCCGAGGGCGGCCGCAAGGCTGACAAAACTCACCGCCTGACCGGACGTTCCCGCGACGGCCGCCTCGTGCACTTTGCGCCTATCGACGCCGCCGGGACCGACATCAGCGCAGATATCCGCCCAGGCGACGTCGTGCATACCACCGTTACCGATTCCGGTTCCTTCTTCCTCGTGGCTGACTCCGGCGTTACCGAGCACCGCCGCACTAAGGCCGGCGACATGTCCGCAGCGGGGCAGACCCCAACCACCGCGCCTATCGGCGTAGGTTTGGGGCTACCGCAGGTTGGCGCCCCCGCCACCCAAGATTCCTGCGGCTGCTAA
- the dapF gene encoding diaminopimelate epimerase: protein MKFAKGHGTENDFVIIEDHDGQLELSPERVQRLCDRRAGIGGDGLLRVVRAGALREPLADGIADEDWFMDYRNADGSVAEMCGNGTRVFAHWVRSRGLVQADTFTVGTRAGAKTVTVHSFDEFEAQVSVEMGAARVTGVSTASMAGESFAGLGVDVGNPHLAAVIPGLSAEGLAEMTFEQPTFDESFFPEGVNVEVLTQLAEGAVSMRVFERGVGETRSCGTGTVAAACAALADAGYGTGTVSVHVPGGTVEVEIFDEDSRLTGPSRIVATGETAL, encoded by the coding sequence ATGAAATTTGCCAAGGGACACGGTACGGAAAACGATTTCGTCATTATCGAAGACCATGACGGCCAGCTAGAGCTTAGCCCCGAGCGCGTGCAGCGCCTGTGCGATCGCCGCGCCGGAATCGGCGGCGATGGCCTGCTGCGCGTGGTCCGCGCGGGAGCGCTGAGGGAGCCGCTCGCAGACGGCATCGCGGACGAGGATTGGTTCATGGACTACCGCAACGCCGATGGTTCCGTCGCCGAAATGTGTGGCAACGGCACTCGCGTCTTTGCCCACTGGGTGCGCTCCCGCGGCTTGGTGCAGGCCGATACCTTCACCGTCGGCACCCGTGCCGGTGCGAAAACGGTGACGGTGCATTCCTTCGATGAGTTCGAGGCGCAGGTTAGCGTGGAGATGGGTGCTGCGCGGGTAACCGGAGTTTCCACGGCGTCGATGGCAGGCGAGAGCTTTGCGGGCCTCGGTGTCGACGTGGGCAATCCGCACCTGGCAGCGGTCATCCCGGGGCTTTCGGCAGAAGGCCTGGCCGAGATGACCTTCGAGCAGCCGACTTTCGATGAGTCCTTCTTTCCCGAGGGAGTCAACGTTGAGGTGCTGACTCAGCTTGCTGAAGGCGCCGTTTCCATGCGTGTCTTCGAACGCGGCGTCGGAGAGACCCGCTCTTGCGGCACCGGCACCGTGGCGGCCGCATGCGCCGCGCTTGCCGACGCCGGCTACGGCACCGGCACCGTCAGCGTCCATGTTCCCGGCGGCACGGTGGAAGTGGAGATCTTTGACGAAGACTCGCGTCTTACCGGCCCTTCGCGCATCGTGGCAACTGGCGAGACCGCGCTTTAG
- a CDS encoding biotin transporter BioY, translating into MKKNSVAGDIAYVAVFTALIIVFAFVSIPSPVSGVPIVLQNAVITLAGLILGGRRGFYVGLLFIVLGLVGLPVLAGGRSVLSALAGPTVGYIAGYVISPAVGGAIAYRAPRNKAGMSIVIALAGIVSLLVQYTCGTIGMALRAGMGWGEAALAQIPFLGPDALKLAVMVVIAIGVHAAFPDLMGRKPKKA; encoded by the coding sequence ATGAAGAAGAACTCTGTCGCGGGCGACATCGCTTACGTTGCCGTCTTTACCGCTCTCATTATTGTCTTCGCGTTTGTTTCGATCCCCAGCCCGGTCTCCGGCGTTCCGATCGTTTTGCAGAACGCCGTCATCACCCTTGCCGGCCTGATTTTGGGCGGGCGCCGTGGCTTCTACGTAGGCCTACTTTTCATCGTTCTAGGCCTCGTTGGCCTACCGGTCCTGGCAGGCGGCCGCAGCGTTTTGAGCGCACTGGCCGGGCCTACTGTGGGCTACATCGCGGGCTATGTCATCTCCCCTGCCGTAGGCGGCGCGATTGCTTACCGCGCCCCGCGCAACAAGGCCGGCATGTCCATCGTCATTGCGCTCGCGGGCATCGTCAGCCTGCTCGTGCAATACACCTGCGGCACCATCGGCATGGCCTTGCGCGCGGGCATGGGCTGGGGCGAGGCCGCACTCGCACAGATTCCATTCCTGGGCCCTGACGCACTAAAGCTAGCGGTCATGGTCGTTATCGCGATTGGCGTGCACGCGGCGTTTCCGGATCTGATGGGACGCAAGCCCAAGAAGGCATAA
- the recX gene encoding recombination regulator RecX — translation MSKPAPEKLEKLRQALAEYESGAAGGGLFDAEAEEAKAKVRSRALLLLDQRARSRKELSDRLLALEFDAEVVEMVLDDLTHVGLLDDATFAKEWVRQRHARRGKSARVLDRELQEKGVSQALRGEALEQVTEESEESIAQALAVKKARSVKTAPTDRAERDKYLRRIVGVLARRGFNQGMSMRIAIAALDARIAELES, via the coding sequence ATGTCAAAGCCCGCCCCAGAAAAGCTCGAAAAGCTTCGCCAGGCGCTTGCCGAATATGAATCCGGCGCCGCTGGAGGCGGGCTTTTTGATGCCGAAGCAGAAGAAGCCAAAGCCAAGGTGCGCTCCCGCGCGCTGTTGCTGCTGGATCAGCGCGCGCGTTCGCGTAAGGAATTAAGTGATCGCCTCCTTGCCCTCGAATTCGACGCCGAGGTAGTGGAGATGGTCCTCGATGACCTAACGCACGTGGGCCTGCTTGACGACGCCACCTTTGCCAAAGAGTGGGTGCGCCAGCGCCATGCCCGCAGAGGTAAATCCGCGCGCGTGCTAGACCGCGAGCTGCAGGAAAAGGGTGTGTCCCAAGCCCTGCGGGGTGAGGCCTTGGAGCAGGTGACGGAGGAATCTGAGGAGTCCATTGCCCAGGCCTTGGCGGTAAAGAAGGCGCGCTCTGTGAAAACGGCGCCGACGGATCGGGCGGAGCGTGATAAATACTTGCGCCGCATCGTAGGCGTGCTGGCGCGGCGCGGTTTCAACCAAGGCATGTCCATGCGGATTGCCATTGCGGCGCTGGATGCGCGCATCGCGGAGCTGGAATCCTAG
- the miaA gene encoding tRNA (adenosine(37)-N6)-dimethylallyltransferase MiaA yields the protein MLRPIAVVGPTGSGKSDLGVQLAHELDGEVVNVDSMQLYRGMDIGTAKLTMEEREGIPHHQLDVWEVTEKASVARYQADAIADVEAIMARGKTPILVGGSMLYVQALVDDWQFPPTDPAVRAKYEQRRVEIGVDKLHAELAEVDPAAAAIIEDKDPRRTVRALEVIELTGKPFKASQPPKDAPPRWNMLLLGLRTQADWLNPRIELRSRRMFERGLVTEVERLQTQGLVEDSTAGRAIGYAQVFQAQRGELTWDEAIERTITGTRRYVRRQRSWFNRDKRINWLNAAADTRGQALRIIEA from the coding sequence ATGCTAAGACCAATCGCAGTCGTAGGGCCTACGGGTTCGGGTAAAAGTGACTTGGGCGTGCAGCTCGCGCATGAGCTAGACGGCGAGGTTGTCAACGTCGATTCCATGCAGCTCTACCGCGGCATGGACATCGGCACGGCGAAGCTCACGATGGAAGAACGCGAGGGCATCCCGCACCACCAGCTTGACGTCTGGGAGGTCACGGAGAAGGCCTCCGTCGCGCGCTATCAGGCAGACGCCATTGCCGACGTCGAGGCGATCATGGCCCGCGGCAAAACGCCCATCCTCGTGGGTGGCTCGATGCTCTATGTCCAGGCGCTCGTCGACGACTGGCAGTTTCCACCCACCGACCCTGCAGTTCGCGCGAAGTATGAGCAGCGGAGGGTGGAAATCGGCGTCGATAAGCTGCACGCGGAGCTTGCAGAAGTAGATCCGGCCGCGGCCGCCATCATCGAGGACAAAGACCCGCGGCGCACCGTCCGTGCGCTGGAGGTCATCGAGCTAACCGGCAAACCCTTCAAGGCCAGCCAGCCGCCGAAGGACGCGCCGCCGCGCTGGAACATGCTGCTGCTGGGCCTGCGCACGCAAGCAGATTGGCTCAACCCGCGCATCGAGCTGCGCAGCCGACGCATGTTCGAACGCGGGCTCGTAACGGAGGTCGAGCGCCTGCAAACACAAGGCCTCGTAGAAGATTCCACTGCCGGCCGCGCCATCGGCTATGCGCAGGTATTCCAAGCTCAGCGAGGAGAACTGACCTGGGACGAAGCCATAGAGCGCACGATTACCGGAACGCGGCGCTACGTGCGCCGCCAACGCTCTTGGTTTAACCGCGACAAGCGCATCAACTGGCTGAATGCGGCCGCCGATACTCGTGGGCAGGCGCTGCGTATTATTGAGGCATGA
- a CDS encoding energy-coupling factor ABC transporter ATP-binding protein has translation MSTIEFQNVSVAFDEEEVLSDINLTLSEQRIAIIGANGGGKSTLTRLINGLGEPTSGTVLVDGADVARHGKEIRRKVGFVFSDAENQIVMPNVRDDVAFSLRRLKLSKAERNARVDAALERFGLRELADQSPHTLSGGQKQLLALAAVLVMEPVLIIADEPTTLLDLRNRDRIRREFARLEQQLIVVTHDLDFIHDFDRVICIDEHRIAADGAPAEVIEFYRSLMASRPL, from the coding sequence ATGTCCACCATCGAGTTCCAGAACGTCAGCGTCGCTTTCGACGAGGAAGAGGTTTTAAGCGATATAAACCTCACGCTTTCTGAGCAGCGCATTGCCATCATCGGCGCGAACGGCGGAGGTAAGTCCACGCTCACCCGCCTCATCAATGGCCTAGGCGAGCCCACCTCGGGCACCGTGCTTGTCGACGGCGCGGATGTCGCCCGCCACGGAAAAGAAATCCGCCGCAAGGTCGGTTTTGTATTCTCCGATGCGGAGAACCAAATTGTGATGCCGAACGTGCGTGACGACGTCGCCTTTTCGCTGCGTCGGCTAAAGCTCAGCAAGGCCGAGCGGAACGCGCGCGTGGATGCTGCGCTGGAGCGCTTTGGGCTACGCGAGCTGGCAGACCAGTCGCCGCATACGCTTTCTGGCGGGCAAAAGCAGCTGCTGGCTTTGGCCGCGGTCCTCGTGATGGAGCCGGTGCTTATCATCGCCGACGAACCCACCACTCTTTTGGACCTGCGCAACCGCGACCGCATCCGCCGCGAGTTTGCGCGCCTGGAGCAGCAGCTTATCGTGGTCACGCACGACTTGGATTTCATCCACGATTTCGACCGAGTCATTTGCATCGATGAGCACCGCATTGCTGCCGACGGCGCGCCCGCTGAGGTCATCGAGTTCTATCGCTCCCTGATGGCCTCCCGCCCGCTGTAG
- a CDS encoding energy-coupling factor transporter transmembrane component T family protein produces the protein MPQNIPLGFYVDADTFIHRLPAWVKFVVLIAFIISTTIFAKTIPVAVGCAVVALAVYPLARIPARVAWNQLYPPLYLLVALAALQWWQQDLETAVTTFFSIYAAIVAAVLLTLTTKVSEMMESFEKALAPLGKLGLPVENISLAMSLTIRLLPLMLGTVQEVMDARKARGAGTSLLAFGTPVVIRSIRRARAMGEALQARGVGD, from the coding sequence GTGCCACAGAATATTCCGCTTGGGTTTTATGTCGATGCCGATACCTTCATCCACCGCTTGCCGGCGTGGGTGAAATTTGTGGTGCTCATCGCTTTCATCATCAGCACCACGATTTTTGCAAAGACCATTCCCGTAGCCGTGGGTTGCGCGGTAGTCGCGCTTGCGGTCTACCCGCTCGCGCGTATCCCTGCGCGCGTGGCCTGGAACCAGCTTTATCCCCCGCTCTATTTGCTCGTAGCGCTGGCGGCGCTGCAATGGTGGCAGCAAGACCTTGAAACGGCGGTGACTACTTTCTTTAGCATTTATGCCGCCATCGTCGCGGCAGTGCTCCTCACGCTGACTACTAAGGTCTCGGAGATGATGGAGTCTTTTGAGAAGGCGCTCGCGCCTCTTGGCAAGCTGGGGCTGCCGGTGGAAAACATCAGCCTGGCGATGTCACTTACGATCCGCCTCCTGCCGCTGATGCTCGGCACGGTTCAAGAGGTCATGGACGCCCGCAAGGCCCGCGGTGCGGGCACTTCCCTGCTGGCTTTCGGTACTCCGGTGGTCATCCGTTCGATACGCCGCGCCCGAGCCATGGGCGAGGCACTCCAAGCCCGCGGCGTGGGCGACTAG
- a CDS encoding Rv2732c family membrane protein: protein MSNQYDTAHAAERAAAQKMELGGYKTALIVAVVAWVAYLVLPYAGSAQGWEVLGLGSTSVKISIMENISGWCALLGIGVLTSLTAITRRLNFGLAAWMLVAISLFLNLWGFWYRGSTADGASIGMWVGVLASLIAFLAYCRVAFRRSPEQIAAAEKARAAASCLDQVGVLQTEAATTLPPEENPLLIDDRRRRAHKR from the coding sequence ATGAGCAATCAGTACGACACCGCCCACGCCGCCGAGCGCGCTGCCGCCCAGAAGATGGAACTGGGAGGCTACAAAACCGCGCTCATCGTAGCGGTTGTCGCGTGGGTGGCGTACCTGGTTCTGCCTTATGCCGGCTCCGCTCAGGGCTGGGAGGTTCTTGGTCTGGGCAGCACGAGTGTGAAAATATCCATCATGGAGAACATCTCGGGGTGGTGTGCCCTGCTGGGCATCGGCGTGCTGACCAGCCTCACCGCCATCACCCGCCGCTTAAACTTCGGTCTTGCTGCATGGATGCTGGTGGCAATCTCGCTGTTTCTTAACCTCTGGGGCTTCTGGTACCGCGGCTCGACCGCGGACGGTGCCTCCATCGGCATGTGGGTCGGCGTGCTCGCTAGCCTGATTGCATTCTTGGCGTACTGCCGCGTGGCCTTTAGGCGCAGCCCCGAGCAAATTGCAGCGGCCGAAAAGGCCCGCGCCGCAGCCAGCTGCCTCGATCAAGTCGGCGTCCTGCAGACGGAGGCCGCGACCACACTTCCTCCGGAGGAGAATCCGCTGCTTATCGACGACCGGCGCCGCCGAGCGCACAAGCGTTAA
- a CDS encoding GNAT family N-acetyltransferase — MTNNLLVQIVPGRGEPADCVRSFVFDANLYAQEASGDPAASSAPSRVVQRLQGSNESQTYLFGLTSPTPLEVGALGLPTISAVEPSPELDFDGFIHISLPLLEETQNAEIECVLAAGLLPMPGEELSAEAYGVAEQLVDAALDLAHRLGRSVAQVGMLYPADADYSYDPFSGPYIARGFAQKHAEHQMFVEFPDTPARPFPVASRKFHVFADYDIPAEYLDDILELLTVASTDAVYGDLSTEPIYWTAQRLEEAHRRLRARRSHTLLVAVEEAGRIVALTELSRHADADPEVCEWTLTVTARDRRRRGLATAAKLHALHEVARWWPDARRAYCSVADEDPAMNRIYKHLGAKVISTSSAWELHLRS, encoded by the coding sequence ATGACAAATAATTTGCTCGTCCAGATTGTCCCCGGCCGCGGAGAGCCAGCAGATTGCGTCCGTAGCTTCGTCTTCGACGCGAACCTGTATGCGCAGGAGGCCAGCGGTGACCCAGCCGCATCTTCTGCGCCTTCGCGGGTGGTCCAGCGCCTGCAGGGCTCGAACGAGTCGCAGACCTATCTCTTTGGGCTAACTTCTCCTACCCCACTGGAGGTGGGCGCGCTGGGCTTGCCCACTATTTCCGCGGTGGAGCCCAGCCCGGAGTTGGATTTCGACGGCTTCATCCATATCTCGCTGCCTCTTCTTGAAGAAACACAGAATGCGGAAATCGAGTGCGTTCTCGCGGCGGGCCTGCTGCCCATGCCCGGCGAGGAGCTGTCCGCGGAAGCGTACGGGGTAGCCGAGCAGCTTGTCGACGCCGCCCTCGACCTGGCCCATAGGCTCGGCCGCAGCGTCGCACAGGTAGGCATGCTCTACCCTGCCGATGCGGACTACTCTTATGACCCGTTCTCGGGCCCGTATATCGCGCGGGGCTTTGCACAAAAGCACGCCGAGCACCAGATGTTCGTGGAGTTTCCGGATACGCCGGCGCGGCCTTTCCCGGTGGCCTCGCGTAAATTTCACGTCTTTGCCGACTATGACATCCCCGCTGAGTATCTGGATGACATCCTGGAGCTTTTGACCGTGGCCTCCACGGATGCGGTCTACGGCGATTTGAGCACCGAGCCTATTTATTGGACCGCGCAGCGTTTGGAGGAGGCGCATCGCAGGCTGCGGGCACGGCGCTCGCATACTCTTCTGGTTGCGGTCGAGGAAGCCGGGCGTATCGTGGCGCTGACGGAGCTTTCCCGGCACGCGGATGCGGACCCGGAGGTCTGTGAGTGGACGCTGACGGTCACCGCCCGCGATAGGCGTCGACGCGGACTGGCCACGGCTGCGAAACTGCACGCACTGCACGAGGTCGCGCGGTGGTGGCCGGACGCGCGCCGGGCATATTGCTCGGTAGCGGATGAGGACCCGGCGATGAACCGCATCTATAAGCACCTAGGTGCGAAGGTTATTTCCACGTCCTCAGCCTGGGAGCTGCATCTCCGGAGTTAA
- a CDS encoding DUF3046 domain-containing protein, with protein sequence MRLTEYHQLIVDEFGESEGKWISHSHVLAKYGETADELIERGVDPGEVWEGLCDDFGVPENRRLGVDYPTL encoded by the coding sequence ATGCGATTGACGGAGTATCACCAACTGATAGTCGATGAATTCGGTGAATCCGAAGGCAAGTGGATAAGCCACTCCCACGTGCTGGCTAAATACGGTGAAACCGCCGACGAGCTCATCGAACGCGGGGTAGACCCAGGCGAGGTGTGGGAAGGCCTGTGCGATGATTTTGGTGTTCCGGAAAACCGCCGCCTGGGCGTGGACTATCCCACGCTCTAG
- a CDS encoding DUF349 domain-containing protein, producing MSIPTPGAMPKKGARPGPRPGAQPAAKVAKNDPAKWGRVEEDGSVFVNAPEGERKIGEWQAGTPAEGLAHYGARYDDLSTEIELLETRLKAHPGEAETIKATAAELRESLPTAAVIGDIAALDKRLGAVIEHSVSAGEQAQADKARRRTEGIAAKEKLAAEAEDIAANSTEWKAAGDRIRAILEEWKQIRGIDRKTDDALWKRYSRARDSFNRRRGAHFAELDRNRAAARKRKEELVERAVALQDSTDWAATARAYRDLMTEWKAAGRAPREADDKLWAQFRAAQDHFFSARNAVNDERDKEFAANAQAKDALIAEYDSQIDPSKSIEAAKAKLRELQEKWEEIGFVPRNQVREYEAKIEALEKRVSAAEDSEWRRTDPEAQARVAQFQSKVDDLNAQADAAAAKGNAKKEQDLRAQAAQWQEFADAAAAAVNDK from the coding sequence ATGTCTATCCCAACCCCAGGTGCAATGCCCAAGAAGGGTGCTCGTCCAGGCCCTCGCCCGGGCGCACAGCCGGCGGCTAAGGTCGCAAAGAATGATCCGGCCAAATGGGGCCGCGTGGAGGAAGACGGTTCCGTCTTCGTCAATGCTCCCGAAGGCGAGCGCAAGATTGGCGAGTGGCAGGCCGGCACCCCGGCTGAGGGCTTGGCGCACTATGGTGCCCGCTACGATGACCTTTCCACCGAGATTGAGCTGCTGGAAACACGTTTGAAGGCGCACCCGGGCGAGGCGGAAACCATCAAGGCCACCGCCGCGGAGCTGCGGGAGTCTTTGCCTACCGCTGCCGTTATCGGCGATATTGCGGCCTTGGACAAGCGTTTGGGCGCTGTCATCGAGCACTCCGTAAGCGCCGGCGAGCAGGCGCAGGCCGATAAAGCGCGCCGCCGCACGGAAGGCATCGCGGCCAAGGAGAAGCTCGCGGCAGAGGCCGAGGACATCGCAGCGAACTCCACCGAGTGGAAGGCCGCGGGAGATCGCATCCGCGCCATCCTCGAGGAGTGGAAGCAGATTCGCGGAATCGACCGCAAGACTGACGACGCCCTCTGGAAGCGCTACTCGCGAGCACGCGACTCCTTTAATAGGCGTCGTGGAGCGCACTTCGCGGAGCTAGACCGCAATCGCGCGGCGGCCCGCAAGCGCAAGGAAGAGCTCGTCGAGCGCGCCGTGGCGCTGCAGGATTCCACCGACTGGGCAGCCACCGCGCGCGCCTACCGTGACCTGATGACCGAGTGGAAGGCCGCCGGCCGCGCCCCGCGCGAGGCCGATGACAAGCTGTGGGCTCAGTTCCGCGCTGCGCAGGACCACTTCTTCTCCGCTCGCAACGCCGTCAACGACGAGCGCGATAAGGAATTCGCCGCCAACGCGCAGGCGAAGGACGCCCTGATTGCGGAATACGACTCACAGATCGATCCTTCCAAGTCCATCGAGGCCGCTAAGGCGAAGCTGCGCGAGCTGCAAGAAAAGTGGGAGGAAATTGGATTCGTCCCACGCAACCAGGTCCGTGAATACGAGGCCAAGATTGAGGCCCTGGAAAAGCGCGTTTCCGCCGCGGAGGATTCCGAGTGGCGTCGTACCGACCCCGAAGCTCAGGCACGCGTGGCGCAGTTCCAGTCCAAGGTCGACGATCTAAACGCGCAAGCCGACGCCGCCGCTGCCAAGGGCAACGCCAAGAAGGAGCAGGACCTGCGCGCCCAGGCCGCGCAGTGGCAGGAGTTCGCGGACGCAGCGGCAGCTGCTGTAAATGACAAATAA
- the recA gene encoding recombinase RecA encodes MATKKKSTAAAGKGDDRQKALDAAMAMIEKDFGKGAVMRLGDDERPPIRAISSGNTAIDIALGIGGFPRGRIVEIYGPESSGKTTVALHAIASAQKEGGIAAFIDAEHALDPEYARLLGVDTDNLLVSQPDTGEQALEIADMLVRSGAIDIIVIDSVAALTPKAEIEGEMGDSHVGLQARLMSQALRKMTGALYNSGTTAIFINQLREKIGVMFGSPETTTGGKALKFYASVRCDIRRIQTLKDGQDAIGNRTKIKIVKNKVSPPFKIAEFDIMYGEGISRESSIIDLGVEHGFIKKSGSWFTYEGDQLGQGKEKARNFLKENKDLADEIEKKIFTKLGIGAAAATGEEVHMDVPGADDSLTDDAVDLVPNVDFDDD; translated from the coding sequence ATGGCAACGAAGAAGAAGTCCACCGCTGCGGCGGGCAAGGGAGATGACCGCCAGAAGGCGCTCGACGCCGCGATGGCGATGATTGAGAAGGATTTCGGTAAGGGTGCTGTTATGCGCCTTGGTGACGACGAGCGTCCCCCAATCCGCGCGATTTCCTCCGGTAACACCGCCATCGACATCGCACTGGGCATCGGCGGATTCCCGCGCGGGCGCATCGTGGAGATTTACGGCCCGGAGTCCTCGGGTAAGACCACCGTTGCGCTGCACGCGATTGCGTCTGCGCAGAAGGAAGGCGGCATCGCTGCGTTTATCGACGCCGAGCACGCCCTCGACCCTGAGTACGCTCGCCTTTTGGGCGTGGATACGGATAACCTGCTGGTTTCTCAGCCGGATACCGGTGAGCAGGCGCTGGAAATCGCCGACATGCTCGTGCGTTCCGGTGCTATCGACATCATCGTTATCGACTCCGTCGCGGCCCTTACCCCGAAGGCGGAAATCGAAGGTGAGATGGGTGACTCCCACGTCGGCCTGCAGGCCCGCCTGATGTCCCAGGCGCTGCGCAAGATGACCGGCGCGCTGTACAACTCCGGCACCACCGCCATCTTCATCAACCAGTTGCGCGAGAAGATCGGCGTCATGTTCGGCTCCCCGGAGACCACCACCGGTGGTAAGGCGCTGAAGTTCTACGCTTCCGTGCGCTGCGATATCCGCCGCATCCAGACGCTTAAGGATGGCCAGGATGCGATTGGTAACCGCACCAAGATCAAGATTGTGAAGAACAAAGTTTCCCCGCCTTTCAAGATCGCCGAGTTCGACATCATGTACGGCGAGGGTATTTCGCGTGAGTCCTCCATCATCGACCTTGGCGTGGAGCACGGCTTTATCAAGAAGTCCGGTTCCTGGTTTACCTACGAGGGTGACCAGCTGGGGCAGGGTAAGGAGAAGGCCCGTAACTTCCTGAAGGAAAACAAGGACCTGGCTGATGAGATCGAGAAGAAGATCTTCACCAAGCTGGGCATCGGCGCCGCGGCCGCGACGGGAGAGGAAGTCCACATGGACGTGCCCGGTGCGGACGATTCCTTGACGGATGACGCCGTCGATTTGGTTCCGAACGTCGACTTCGACGACGACTAA